A genomic segment from Alphaproteobacteria bacterium encodes:
- a CDS encoding GNAT family N-acetyltransferase: protein MHNVRSSTPDDELKIQALYKKVARISGGIAVREDEVSIDYIKDFMKKSMPNGFNLVVDHPTISTEIIGEVHCYPLQPRIFNHVLGELTIAVDPDFHRMGVGKNLLGTLQTLVKTKRPDILRIELFTNETNTKSLALYERMGFIREGKLMHRLKWDKNTIEADIPLAWFNPNYHNIK, encoded by the coding sequence ATGCATAATGTGCGATCTTCAACCCCCGATGATGAATTAAAAATCCAAGCCCTTTATAAAAAAGTTGCCAGAATTAGCGGAGGTATTGCTGTAAGAGAGGATGAAGTATCAATTGACTATATCAAAGATTTTATGAAAAAATCTATGCCTAATGGGTTTAATCTGGTTGTTGACCATCCAACTATTTCCACAGAAATTATTGGGGAGGTACATTGCTATCCCCTACAACCCAGGATCTTTAATCATGTATTAGGGGAATTAACTATTGCGGTTGATCCAGATTTTCATAGGATGGGTGTTGGAAAAAACTTGCTTGGGACTTTGCAAACACTTGTTAAGACAAAACGGCCTGATATTTTACGAATTGAATTATTTACCAATGAAACGAATACCAAATCTCTTGCCCTTTATGAACGAATGGGATTTATACGGGAAGGGAAATTGATGCATAGATTAAAATGGGATAAAAACACAATTGAGGCAGATATCCCACTAGCCTGGTTTAATCCTAATTATCATAATATTAAATGA